A single region of the Sorghum bicolor cultivar BTx623 chromosome 9, Sorghum_bicolor_NCBIv3, whole genome shotgun sequence genome encodes:
- the LOC8072705 gene encoding uncharacterized protein LOC8072705, producing MQWAGLRSQAPVPTAAWTGPRPRIARWPQGRFTAARRALVASAAASDANSSSNSPGRDEEREEVVQREKKEKAVASLLMRSQKYAMLKQQLAVAAQFEDYKEAARLRDSLRSFEEEEPVLRLRRLMKKAIDEERFEDAAKYRDELMILAPHSLLKCSSDATTLGIRVQVRSVYIESRSQPLKGQFFFAYRIRITNNSQRPVQLLRRHWIVTDGNGRTENIWGVGVVGEQPVIFPKTGFEYSSACPLSTPNGRMEGDFEMKHIDKAGSSTFNVAIAPFSLSILGDDNDVLL from the exons ATGCAGTGGGCGGGTCTAAGGTCGCAGGCGCCGGTTCCCACGGCGGCGTGGACGGGGCCGAGGCCAAGAATCGCGAGGTGGCCGCAGGGTAGATTCACTGCAGCGCGCCGGGCGCTGGTGGCGTCAGCAGCGGCCTCGGACGCTAATTCGAGCTCGAATTCGCCGGGGAGGGacgaggagagggaggaggtggtgcagagggagaagaaggagaaggcggTCGCGTCGCTGCTGATGAGGAGCCAGAAGTACGCCATGCTAAAGCAGCAGCTCGCCGTGGCCGCCCAATTTGAG GATTACAAGGAAGCAGCGAGGCTGAGGGACTCGCTGAGGTCgttcgaggaggaggagcccgtGCTGCGCCTCCGCAGGTTGATGAAGAAGGCCATTGACGAGGAGAGGTTTGAG GATGCTGCTAAATACAGAGATGAATTAATGATTTTGGCTCCACACTCCCTCCTCAAATGTTCCAGCGATGCAACTACTTTG GGCATAAGAGTTCAAGTCAGGAGCGTCTATATTGAAAGCCGGAGCCAGCCATTGAAAGGCCAATTCTTTTTTGCTTATAGAATTAGAATCACAAATAATTCTCAGCGCCCTGTTCAGCTTCTCAGAAGACACTGGATTGTTACAGATGGAAATGGAAGGACGGAAAATATTTG GGGAGTTGGAGTAGTGGGAGAACAACCTGTCATTTTCCCGAAGACTGGTTTTGAGTACTCTTCTGCATGCCCATTGAGCACTCCAAATGGGAGAATG GAAGGTGACTTTGAGATGAAGCACATCGACAAGGCTGGATCATCAACATTCAATGTCGCAATCGCGCCATTCTCTCTGTCAATTCTTGGGGACGACAATGATGTTCTGCTCTAA
- the LOC8072706 gene encoding phosphoenolpyruvate/phosphate translocator 3, chloroplastic, whose protein sequence is MQSMAASCSSSSSSSSSRAWAAARRSPSPPSLAFSSSSSFPSSSHGCRWPVAPRGIRGVLRPLPSPLLAPCVARAGAAAAASPPAAGKPEGAAGISRTLQLGAMILVWYLLNIYFNIYNKLVLKAIPFPYTITTFHFASGSFFITLMWLLNLHPKPRLSLKQYAKLLPLALIHMLGNVFTNMSLGKVAVSFTHTVKAMEPFFSVLLSVLFLGQTPSLLVLGSLVPVVGGVVLASMTEVSFNWIGFWSAMASNLTNQSRNVYSKKILADKEDSLDDINLFSIITIMAFLLSAPLMLSVEGIKFSPSYLQSAGVSVKELCVRAALAGTCFYFYQQVSYSLLARVSPVTHSVANSLKRVVVIVSSVLFFRTPISPINALGTGVALAGVFLYSQFKKLKPKTKAA, encoded by the exons ATGCAGAGCATGGCGGCGTCCtgctcgtcgtcgtcctcctcctcctcctctagaGCCTGGGCCGCGGCGCGCCGCTCGCCCTCGCCCCCATCCCTCGCcttctcgtcctcctcctccttcccctCTTCTTCTCATGGCTGCCGCTGGCCAGTCGCCCCGCGCGGCATTCGCGGGGTCCTGCGGCCGCTGCCCTCGCCCCTGCTCGCGCCGTGCGTCGCCAGGGCcggcgccgcggccgcggcgtcgccgccggccgccggtaAGCCGGAGGGCGCCGCCGGCATTTCGCGGACGCTGCAGCTCGGGGCCATGATCCTCGTCTGGTACCTCCTCAACATCTACTTCAACATCTACAACAAGCTG GTTCTGAAAGCGATACCCTTCCCTTACACCATCACCACCTTCCATTTCGCATCCGGATCCTTCTTCATCACACTCATGTGGCTGCTCAATCTGCATCCCAAACCGAGGCTCTCCCTCAAACAG TATGCAAAGCTCCTGCCTTTGGCTTTGATCCACATGCTTGGAAATGTTTTCACCAATATGAGTTTGGGCAAGGTGGCTGTCTCCTTCACGCACACCGTCAAGGCCATGGAACCCTTCTTCTCGGTCCTCCTCTCTGTCCTGTTCCTAGGACAG ACACCTTCTCTGTTGGTATTAGGTTCACTCGTCCCTGTTGTTGGTGGAGTTGTATTGGCGTCCATGACTGAAGTTTCTTTCAACTG GATTGGGTTCTGGAGTGCTATGGCTTCGAATCTTACGAATCAATCACGAAATGTTTACAGCAAGAAAATTCTCGCTGATAAAGAG GACAGTTTGGATGACATAAATCTCTTCTCGATAATAACTATCATGGCATTCTTGTTATCTGCTCCACTGATGCTATCTGTAGAAGGCATCAAGTTTAGCCCATCGTATCTACAAAGTGCT GGAGTCAGTGTAAAAGAATTATGTGTAAGAGCGGCACTTGCTGGCACATGTTTCTATTTTTACCAACAG GTTTCATACAGTTTATTGGCTAGAGTATCTCCTGTGACCCATTCGGTAGCCAACTCTCTTAAACGTGTGGTGGTCATTGTGTCATCTGTTCTCTTCTTCAGAACTCCAATTTCACCTATAAACGCCTTAG GAACCGGTGTTGCTCTTGCTGGAGTTTTTCTGTACTCTCAGTTCAAAAAGTTAAAACCAAAGACTAAGGCTGCATGA